Proteins encoded by one window of Vanacampus margaritifer isolate UIUO_Vmar chromosome 17, RoL_Vmar_1.0, whole genome shotgun sequence:
- the ptp4a2b gene encoding protein tyrosine phosphatase type IVA 2 isoform X2 — protein sequence MGRLANMNRPAAVEITYECMRFLITHNPTNATLNKFTEELKKFAVNTLVRVCESTYDKAPVEKEGIQVLDWPFDDGAPPPTHIVDDWLKLLNTKFRDEPGCCIAVHCVAGLGRAPVLVALALIESGMKYEDAVQFIRQKRRGAFNSKQLLYLEKYRPKMRLRFKDPNGHSCCVQ from the exons ATGGG ccGTCTCGCCAACATGAACCGCCCCGCTGCAGTCGAGATAACCTACGAGTGCATGAGGTTCCTCATCACCCACAATCCCACCAATGCCACCCTTAACAAGTTCACCGAG GAGCTAAAAAAGTTTGCGGTGAACACACTGGTGAGAGTGTGTGAGTCCACCTACGACAAGGCTCCAGTGGAGAAGGAAGGGATCCAGGTTTTG GACTGGCCCTTTGACGACGGTGCCCCTCCCCCAACCCACATTGTGGACGACTGGCTCAAGCTGCTCAACACCAAGTTTCGAGATGAACCTGGCTGCTGCATCGCCGTGCATTGTGTAGCAGGGCTTGGCCG CGCTCCGGTCTTGGTGGCCTTGGCGCTCATTGAGAGCGGGATGAAGTATGAGGATGCCGTGCAGTTCATAAGGCA GAAGAGACGCGGAGCCTTCAACTCCAAACAGCTTCTTTACCTCGAGAAATACCGACCGAAAATGCGCCTGCGCTTCAAGGATCCCAACGGCCACAGCTGCTGCGTGCAGTAA
- the ptp4a2b gene encoding protein tyrosine phosphatase type IVA 2 isoform X1, whose translation MGRLANMNRPAAVEITYECMRFLITHNPTNATLNKFTEVCPHLFSLYECICLREKSGIYIFVYLLFFFFYSHQELKKFAVNTLVRVCESTYDKAPVEKEGIQVLDWPFDDGAPPPTHIVDDWLKLLNTKFRDEPGCCIAVHCVAGLGRAPVLVALALIESGMKYEDAVQFIRQKRRGAFNSKQLLYLEKYRPKMRLRFKDPNGHSCCVQ comes from the exons ATGGG ccGTCTCGCCAACATGAACCGCCCCGCTGCAGTCGAGATAACCTACGAGTGCATGAGGTTCCTCATCACCCACAATCCCACCAATGCCACCCTTAACAAGTTCACCGAGGTATGTCCACATCTGTTCTCGTTATATGAATGCATCTGTTTACGAGAGAAGTCTGGCAtctatatatttgtttatttgctttttttttttttttattcccaccAGGAGCTAAAAAAGTTTGCGGTGAACACACTGGTGAGAGTGTGTGAGTCCACCTACGACAAGGCTCCAGTGGAGAAGGAAGGGATCCAGGTTTTG GACTGGCCCTTTGACGACGGTGCCCCTCCCCCAACCCACATTGTGGACGACTGGCTCAAGCTGCTCAACACCAAGTTTCGAGATGAACCTGGCTGCTGCATCGCCGTGCATTGTGTAGCAGGGCTTGGCCG CGCTCCGGTCTTGGTGGCCTTGGCGCTCATTGAGAGCGGGATGAAGTATGAGGATGCCGTGCAGTTCATAAGGCA GAAGAGACGCGGAGCCTTCAACTCCAAACAGCTTCTTTACCTCGAGAAATACCGACCGAAAATGCGCCTGCGCTTCAAGGATCCCAACGGCCACAGCTGCTGCGTGCAGTAA